Proteins encoded by one window of Cotesia glomerata isolate CgM1 unplaced genomic scaffold, MPM_Cglom_v2.3 scaffold_16, whole genome shotgun sequence:
- the LOC123273902 gene encoding uncharacterized protein LOC123273902, whose translation MGYIGYNKEHIHLRDAVIGNVDATNDINIGSAYILSSSYIGSPRHMQEYIQDAMAYVRAYGRPDLFITFTCNPNWDEIYCTKHFPKPCQSDTITNIDGYPSYRRRDVDNGGQSCELRLSNGVRLDIDNRWVVPYSPLLCKTYKAHINVEPCSSVKSIKYICKYVHKGSDKAVFPVQNVNDNDEITRHQMGRYISSNEAIWRIFTFPIHERDPAVIHLAVHLENGQRVYFTEQTALQQALTAPKTTLTEFFDLCC comes from the coding sequence ATGGGGTACATAGGGTACAACAAGGAGCACATTCATTTGCGTGACGCCGTTATTGGTAACGTAGATGCAACTAATGACATCAACATCGGTAGCGCATATATTCTGTCATCATCATACATTGGTAGTCCGCGTCATATGCAAGAGTATATTCAAGACGCCATGGCTTACGTACGTGCATATGGCCGACCAGATCTTTTTATCACATTTACGTGTAATCCAAACTGGGATGAAATTTACTGTACGAAACATTTTCCAAAACCATGCCAATCTGATACTATCACCAATATTGACGGTTATCCATCTTACCGGCGTAGAGACGTAGACAATGGCGGTCAATCATGTGAATTGCGTCTGTCAAACGGTGTGAGATTAGATATTGATAATCGCTGGGTAGTTCCATATTCACCATTGCTGTGCAAAACCTATAAAGCGCACATAAACGTTGAACCATGCAGTTCAGTGAAATCTATAAAATACATTTGTAAGTATGTTCACAAGGGCAGTGATAAAGCTGTATTCCCTGTTCAAAATGTAAATGACAATGACGAAATTACACGTCATCAAATGGGTCGATACATAAGCAGTAACGAAGCTATTTGGCGCATTTTTACGTTTCCTATACATGAAAGGGATCCTGCTGTTATACATTTGGCTGTGCATCTTGAAAACGGACAGCGTGTTTACTTTACAGAACAGACTGCACTACAACAAGCTTTAACGGCTCCAAAAACAACTCTTACTGAATTTTTCGACCTTTGTTGCTGA